A window of the Rhodospirillaceae bacterium genome harbors these coding sequences:
- a CDS encoding universal stress protein, translating to MYKNILIATDGSELATRGLSHGLELAKTLNIPVTVVTTTETWSVSDIARETEHRNPNPIAQYEDIVAEASKLILASAKEAAEQLGVSCECVHVADRHPAEGILETATSKGCNLIVMASHGRRGVKKALLGSVANEVLSNSAVPVLIIR from the coding sequence ATGTACAAAAATATACTAATTGCTACCGATGGATCAGAACTAGCTACTCGAGGCCTCTCCCACGGCCTCGAACTTGCTAAGACACTCAACATCCCAGTCACCGTCGTGACGACAACTGAAACATGGTCTGTGTCCGACATTGCTCGTGAAACGGAGCATAGAAATCCTAACCCTATAGCGCAATATGAAGACATCGTAGCAGAGGCATCAAAATTAATATTGGCTTCGGCTAAAGAAGCGGCAGAACAACTCGGCGTTTCGTGCGAATGTGTGCACGTTGCGGATAGGCATCCAGCGGAAGGTATTTTGGAGACAGCGACTTCGAAAGGCTGCAATCTTATTGTAATGGCATCACATGGGCGACGTGGTGTAAAGAAGGCTCTTCTTGGAAGTGTTGCAAACGAAGTTCTTAGTAATAGTGCAGTGCCGGTCTTAATCATAAGATAG